Proteins encoded within one genomic window of Jiangella mangrovi:
- a CDS encoding TetR/AcrR family transcriptional regulator C-terminal domain-containing protein: MLSLERIAQAAVDIADAEGLAAVSMQRVAADLDFTKMSLYRYVTGKDELVAAMIDLAAGEPPVIEELPGTSWRPRIEAWVRRLAEAWDAHPWLPWVTMGDRVMGPNETGWTEASAAILAETGLDVQERMSLARMLGGHVRATMSVSTAGTQPWVNHQQAGLLREHADRFPTLVAMLYDDQPAPPDNGREFGLRLILDGVERLVAERTS, translated from the coding sequence GTGCTCAGCCTCGAGCGGATCGCGCAGGCCGCGGTCGACATCGCCGACGCGGAGGGCCTGGCGGCCGTTTCGATGCAGCGGGTCGCGGCCGACCTCGACTTCACCAAGATGTCGTTGTACCGCTACGTCACGGGCAAGGACGAGCTGGTCGCGGCCATGATCGACCTCGCCGCCGGCGAGCCGCCGGTCATCGAGGAGCTGCCCGGAACGTCCTGGCGGCCACGCATCGAGGCCTGGGTCCGGCGGCTCGCCGAGGCCTGGGACGCGCACCCGTGGCTTCCCTGGGTGACCATGGGCGACCGCGTCATGGGTCCCAACGAGACCGGCTGGACGGAGGCGTCGGCCGCCATCCTCGCCGAGACGGGCCTGGACGTGCAGGAGCGCATGAGCCTCGCGCGCATGCTCGGCGGGCACGTGCGGGCGACCATGTCGGTGTCGACGGCGGGCACCCAGCCGTGGGTCAACCACCAGCAGGCCGGCCTCCTGCGCGAGCACGCCGACCGGTTCCCGACGCTCGTCGCCATGCTGTACGACGACCAGCCGGCCCCGCCGGACAACGGCCGCGAGTTCGGGCTGCGGCTCATCCTCGACGGCGTCGAACGGCTCGTCGCGGAGCGCACGAGCTGA